Genomic DNA from Rana temporaria chromosome 1, aRanTem1.1, whole genome shotgun sequence:
AGATGCTGCAGATAGCTTGGGAGCGGTGTGTACCCACCCAGCTTTCTCTTTAAAAGCTCTGTCACAGTGCCCGAGTTATTTTGATGAAGAATAGAtgaaacctgcaaggcaatgtcataatgtgctagtatgcatcatatacgggtatgccgttccttcaaAGAGCATGCGCCGTTGATGCCACTGGCTgcatctaaagtaaatatctcctacggTGCACGATCAGGAGatttttactgtacctataggtaagtgtACCTGTCACAAGCCCTTTTGCGCTTTATCTCACATTTGATGTACAGCGCAGCACAACCTTTACGttttataggtaagccttattataggcttacctataggtaaaaatcatgcatgggagtttactcccaccttCAATTTACAACAAATTGTCATCATTTAGTAATTTAATTACCAGAAAGTTCAGTTGGTAATTGCAAACAATAAAATGGCAACAAAATTCTTCAGGAAAATTTCTTTATTACCACATAATATTACAACATattaaaattaaattgtaaattACCGGTTATTTAATACAATCTGTCAAGGTAAGAATAAATAATCTCTTATTTACACATATACACGAGATGCAATtaaatacagcaaaaaaacaataattttgttgCATTTTACATTTCAAGAGAAGTATAACTAAGCCTTTTAACTGGATATTAGGTATGATCCACATGTAAACATTGGTTTTACAAGATTTAAActatatttcaacacaaaaactaaatatattgcagtttaccagtaaTGGCTCCATTAGTATTTGTTTTGATTTGTATTTTATATGGTGACCCTGCTATTAACACACTTCCTATCACAGGGCAACAACATCCACTCAGTGTTCTGTGTTTATGgtgcagcagcattgtcagtctacaCTGCTATTCTGATTTGGACTACAAACTCCGCTCCCTTTAATCATCTCCACTACATGGAGTTCATAGAAGAAAGCCGATAACCATTGTTTGAGATATCAGTTCAGTGCACAGGAAGTTACAAGGACAAGAGATTCCTTGCAGGATCAATGGAtattttctgtatcctgaaaAAAGAAACTGAATGCAGCCCCCCACTTTTAAGAACTAGTaggctacaatatattacattcttGTTTTTAGGTTAAGATATTCAAGTTCTATGTAGAAATATTGACCAGTTACATACATTTTTGGGCACTTATGTTGTTACATATACTTTATACAACATGATCATCTTGGGTTCTTTCAGGTTAAAAATAAAGCTATGGAATCTCCAGAAAACAGTTATGTAAATTATGAATGGTACAACATAAATAAtcgaaatattttttaaaaaaaatgggaaaattttTTACAACAATTTTACTATTTTGCCAAAAAACGTGGTACCTCATACTTTTTATTGCCAGCAGTATAGGTGCGAAGTCTGTTCCATTCCATTGTAAGGTTTGGCTTAATAGTATATCCTTAGTGAAACCGTATAAATTGAAATGTAAAACAGAGCTGTGTCCCTTTTGCTCTCTTCATTCCTCTGCTCTTGTTTCACGTCCTAGATTACAGGATTTAGAAAATGCACGTTCATAGAACAGCAAATAAGCACAAGACGAGAGAACTTCCTGTATGTTAGCTCTTCGCACTGTGTCATCTGAAATCCACAACCACTGCTGGCTAGAATGCTTTTGGCTCTTGGCTGCAGGAGGGGATCGTCGATAGGTAACAAAATGTCCCGAATGCATGTCACCATGATGAACAATGACTGCCATCAGACGAAAGAGATATGAGGAAGAACTGTAATGAGAATAATATTAAAGCTGGATTATTGCTAATAAAAACTATACCAACATCATGTAAAGATTTGTTTATTACGTATAGGAGACTTTttaaatggtgacaaactacaccTTACCTCATTTCTGTGAAAACACTGCAAATGCCCTTTTCTGAAACATTTCAATATACTCAACTTATGTCCTAAGTCAGAACTAAACTCCGGTCTCAAGACATCTCCCCAACACGGTTTGAAGTATCCTGCCAATCTGGGTTCTTGACAAAATGGACAGGTTTCTATAGTATATAACCTATTAACGGACCTAAATTGTAAACCTCCTTACATGAAATTGTGGGAACAAGAGCTCAAAATAACTATTGACCTGAGTGGCAGGATATTGCCAACAATTTATGCAAAATTTCTATCAACACACTGATTGAATCAAAATAATAAAACTCTCCTGCCTTGGTACTTGGTTCTAAATAGGATCGCTCCAAATGCCCCCGACGACATCCCCGATCTGTTTCAGACAATGTGGTCAACAGGGCACTGGTCACTATGCACCATGTCTGGGGGCAATGTCCCAAAATAACCAGATTTTGGATAAAAACTTTTACTCTTATCTGGTCGGTAATGGGCACCAATATATCTAGATCCTGGAAATCTGCAAACGCCCGAGGATCCCTGGTCCTGAAGACAAATCTGTCCAGTTTTGCATTGAACCTGGATGCCAGAAGGTGCACATTTGGCAGCCACCATTGACTGAACTCCCTGAACAGGTAAAGAGTCCACTCCACTGGAGACAATTGCTGACGACTGAGGAAATCCACCTATCCATTTTATACTCCTGGAGTAGAAACAAAAAGCTTAACCCAGGACAAGATAAGAACCACTTCCTCCTGAAAGATTTATGTATGCCATGGCCATTGTGTTGTCGGACTGCATCCTCACAGGGAGACCTTGTACCAATGCAGGAGAAAAAGTTCCTTGCACCGAAAGGTGATCCAGAACCCCCTAAatccgttaaaggggttgtaaaggtttgttttttattttctaaaaaaggttcctttaagctagtgcattgttggttcacttaccttttccttcaatttcccttctaaatattttttttctttgtctgaatttctcacttcctgtttctcctcagtaagcttgcccccatcatccgagctgttctggctggaggttagtcagccagaacagcttactgaggaacaggaagtgagaaattcagacaaagaaaaaaaaaacatttagaagggaaaatgaaggaaaagttaagtgaaccaacactagcttaaaaggaacctatttagaaaatacaaaacaaacctttacaacccctttaagctggtgTCTATTGTCAGCACCTTccaagagagggagagaaaggaatTTCCCATCTTCAGAAGCCGGAGAAACATCCACCAGTCCAGAGATCAAAGAGCACTGGAGTTTCACGCCATCAGAACATCAACCATTTTTCcaagacaaaggcaaatctagggACTTCTTAGCGTCCTTAGAGAATCCCCCTGGTTTTGTCCAGAGGGAGAATCACTCTCATCTGGGCAGTATACAAGATTAGGCCCAGATAATCCAACAGTTGAACCAGGAGCAATACAAATTTCTGGGGGTTGAAAACCCAGCCAAACCTCTCCAGAGTTTATATTGCGAAAAACACATTGTGCTACAGAAGAGGAGCAGATCGCTCTCTTAGAAGCAAATTATCCATGTAACCCAGAATAGGCACCCTATCGGTCTGTAGCAAGCCCAGAATCGGAGCTAAGACCTTGGTAAACATTATAGAAACCTCTGGTGAGGAGGAAAATTTGTGACATGTAGGTAGGCATCCTTCATGCCCATCGATGCCAGGAAATACCCAGGGTGAAGAGAGGCCACCACAGAATGCACTTGAATAAGCTTCCGCACCTGCAGTAACCTGTTAAGATGTTTGAGGTCCATGATGGGACAACCATCTTAGTTTGGCTTTGGGACTATAATGAAATTTGAATAGAGTCCGCAGGACTTTTTGTCCTCTGGACCCGGAACAATTAATCCCTGAGAAAGAAGATGATCAGGAGTCCAGTCCACATACAAGACATCCATGAGGTAAGACTGTATAGGGAACAACTGAGGATCCTGTGGTGGCACAATGATCCCAGGGGCAGAACTTTCTGAAAAGGAGGACTCTGGAAGCGGTACCTTCAAATAAGCGCTAATCAATTTTGTGAGAAACTGCACAAGGGCCTTCTGATGCAGAGTCCTCAAAAGAGGAGTATTTTACCTCCCCATGTTCAGGTACAAAGTCGTCTGCTTCTACATCGACCTCCACAAGTTCCTTCTCCatagaggggggagaaggggacCCCTTCGGTCCAAAccagcaaaaatccgggaaagcatcccCGCCAAAGCAAACATATCCTCTATTGATACATAGGAACTGGAGGAATGTGCTCAGGAGACAGCAGAAGTACCCGATAGGGGAAGGGAATCAGAGCTGCAAGGCACAAATTGTACTCCAGTACCAGGGGAGTTAGGTCTAGGTTCTTCCCTACCGAAGGTATCCGGGACCCTCCCCCTGCTTTGTCCATTCTCTCTTCGGTCTGTGAGACATATGGACTGCTGACTCTAGATAATGTGATCTGTAGTAGTCTATCGAATTTGCCCAttttctttaatgtttttttttcttttgggcttGTTTGTCTTTTGTTTTTCATTGACTTTTTTGGTTGAGTATAGATCCAAGCATGTTTAAAGCCATTTACTGTTTACTATTTTACTACCTCTGCTGaaagtttattccaagcatcaactaccctttcagtaaaataatactttcaaaaattagttttgaactttcctccagttagaTTGTGGTCATGTCCTCATGTTCTTGAGTTTGGTTTCATATATGAAAAACTGCCCTCCTTGATGTattttaaaggtttcaatcatatctcccctttcccttcttttcttccagactgtacatattacgTTCCTGAAGTCATGCTCAATATGTTTTATTTAGGATGGCCACTGCCAGTGAGCTCTGCCCCCACTTGTGACGTCATCCACCCAAGCTGCACACATACAGTGTGGGTGGCCCCAGGGTTGGGGGGGCCAAATAACAACTCCGTCCCACAGCAGGCACCAAAGTCTCCTGGGCCGCCCTTTAGCACTATCAGTTCAGCATAGCTTTCTCAGGTGGCCTAGGATATTAATACAGAAGGAGCAGGAAAATAAGATTCCAGTAAATAAacataaggggagaaaaaaaaaaacacccagtgaCGCCGACTCCCACTAACTCTgagttgatgggggaatctagcTAATTTCTTTCTGGAAACCTGTGGTTGTAAGAAAGACATttgctccatgtatggccagccttacttaCCCTTTTTACTACTTTGTCCTCTATACTTGTGTGCTTGGACTGCGAAATGTGTGCTATGTACACTGTGTATGTATTCTCTTttataaaatctttaaaaaaaaaaagttaattcttAAAAACTTATGTCATGATACTCACGTGCACTCTGCTGGAGAAGACTTTGAGTTTGAATATGAAGACGACAATAGTGAAGTAGAATACGTTCCATTCAACAACTTAATCTTGGAATTATGAAGACCATCAGAAACTAGACAAAATACATAAATGTAATTAATTTCAAACCAAGATTGGTGGTAGTGtgcaaaattaaatatatttttcaactaaaaaaaaaatgtgctacaaGACTTACCTTGCCATTTTAAAATCTGCAAATATTACACCATATAACCCAAGCAGATTATTACTACTGTGGGGGTAACCCATTAGACTCCGCTTGATTTCAGAGTTGCAAATATTTCCTCTCAGAGCTATCTAAGCCACCAAGCTGACAATGTGTAGAAATGTCCAGTCTTTTACATGAGCATCTAACATAGTAAGTATATTGCCTAATAGCAACGTCTGTTGAAGATGAACAGTAGAGATAAAAATGTCAACTGTCCAGGTTGAAAACTTCTGCACTATTCTGGCCCACTAATtgggtatactgtatgtatctatcAAACTGGTTTCCCCAATTGCCAGATCATTTgccaataaacaaacaaaaaagacttGTTGCATATATCTACTTTACCCAATCACCTATGCAAACATTTAAAAAGAATGACTTGCTAAGTGGTAAGCCATTGACTTAGCAGGGGTATCCCTGCATATGGAAGCACAGAAGGAAGTAGATTTCTTAATCTTCTGATATCATAGAGTACCTGCTGATCCATCTGTTGTTGGTGGAACtgttctgctgcaagttctgcctTGATGCTGAGAGAGGGAGTTTCTAGCAAGTCGATACTTATATCTGTCCAAAGCCAGAAACTCGCTAAACTGGACGTGTTCATTTCGTTTTAGTGGGCTACCCTGATTAGACCAGCTCAGACGCTGCAAGTGGATGCACAAACACTGAGGAAGCTATTGAAAAGGCAGAAACACTAATTCAACATAAAATTCATAATTACAATAacaatatcaaaaaataaaaatagactaCAATAAAGTTAATTGGCCTGTTTAGATTCCCATATTTCCCCCAGTAAAGCCCGAAATGAGTTTCACTCATAGAATAagcaccgatcagccataacattatgaccattaaagaggaagtaaaccctctaaaacatttctttaaaaaaaaaccctgcaagagaaaggcataataagctagtatgcatagcgacTCTTGTTCCTCTCCTCCGCCATGCTACCCGAGTGACTTCCAGgtatcacggctccggccaatTACAGCGCGTCATTaagtcactcccacacatgcgcatGGGAGCCGTCAGTGACGGCGCGATCAccttcactaacggcacgctcagtgcacctgcggcGTTGTTTACGGCGCGcaagcgccgtagacatcggtgcagtcttttctgcaaatatttgttgcacctacaggtaagcaaagtggtctgtaagggtttacaaccactttaacaggcaAAGCGAACATCATTAAAGTGatggtaaagtcagaaggttttttattttattgcattctatgcattaagataaaaagccttctatgtgcagcagcccccctaatatttacctgagctacatctctgtccagcgatgtccacgtgtTTCTTGGCCATCTGAGActctccctcttgattggctgagacagtagcAGCACCattagctcccactgctgtcaatctaagtcagctagccaatcagaagagagagggggtggggcaggtccgcagctccgtgtctgaatggataccaTGGAGCTatggctcagcttgggtgcccccaaagcaagctgcttgctgtgggggcactcgacaggagggagttgccaggatcacagaaaagggacccgagaagaggaggatctgggctgctctgtgcaaatcgacaacagagcaggtaaatataacatgtttgttatttgtatagaaaaaaaaaaaaaaaacaacgagacgttacaatcactttaattatcttgttacaatggcatctgaaagtgggaGGGATACATTAGGCAATAAGTGAACATGGTCTTAAAGATGATGTGCTGAAAGCAGACacaaattgtaatggctagacgACTGGGTCAGAGCAtttgcagctcttgtgggatgttcctggtctgcagtggtcagAACCCAACAAGGAAATAGATCAGCGACAGGGTCATGGGCGACCAAGGGTCATGGGCGACCAAGGCTCATTGATAAATGTGGGGAGTGAAGGCGGGCCTGTTCCAAgagaagagctactgtagctcaaacTGCTGAAAAAGTTAGTGTTGGTTCcgatagaaaggtgtcagaacacacagtgaATCCcaatttgttgtgtatggggctgcataGCCTCAACAAgttatggtgggtggtcataatgttatggctgatcggtgtacaTTTTCCTCTCAGCTTGCTGAATTCCAGTGATTTTGGTTGCTCACCTTTCCTAATTTTAACTGTTTAACAAAAGTAGTTTTCTGATCTTCCAATAGCTGCCCATTCGGCCTCTCCTGAGCTTgtagctgtaataaaaaaaacaaaaagggattTTCATAAAAATTTAGCTATATCCAACTGGAATATGCCTATTACAGAATATGACAAACACAAGTAGTTCAAAACcaactttttcagcacattttttatgctgaaaaaaccccactcggcttatactcgtgtGAGGGTCTCCTGCTGTGTCAGTCTTACCTGCAGTCGgcggccgtccactgtaacaaagccccgcagCCTCCTCGTCCATGATAGATGGAACGCTGAACACTGATAacaatgctgggaaactgaatcagtgttccgtctatcatggacgaggaggcggggctttgttacagtggacggccgccgactgcagttttatgacacagcgggagatcaaaggtacatgaggctgcagatgggcacagttgaGGCCGCTGATGGGCACAGTTGAGGCCGCTGATGGGCacagttgaccctcttttccacttacagtagctgctgcatttcccaccctaggcttaaattcgagtcaatacgttttcccatttttttgtggtaaatttaggtgcctcggcttatattcgagtatatatggtatctcttatttatatattttactattaaccacttaaggacagggcctatttttcaaacttgttgtttacaagttatcattttttttttgctagaaaattacttagaacaccaaacattatattttaattttttcagacaccctagagaataaaatggaggtcacaccgtatttgcgcagcggtcttgcaaattaaattttttgggaaaaaatacacttttttaaataaaaaaataagaaaacagtaaaaaagttagcccaaatttttatatattgtgaaagataatgttatgccgggtaaattgatacccaacatgtcatgcttcaaaattgcgcccgatcCTGGAAcggcgacaaactttgacccttaaaactCCCCGATGTTTaaacatttctacaggttaccagttttgagataCAGAtgaggtcttttgctagaattattgctttagcTGTAATGATCACGgcaatgcctcacatgtgtggtttgaatacggtCTACATATGCTGGTGACTGTCTACATATGCTGGCGCAACTAACATATGCATACGCTTCTGTACGAGAGCACGGCGGGATGggaagctcaaaaaaaaaaaaaaaaaaaaaaagtttggatcacttttattcctattacaaagaatgtaaacatcccttgtaataaaaaaagcatgacagtacctctgtgagatctggggtcaagatCACACGTAAATTCAATAAGGCCGTTCCCAAAAGTGACATTTGACAACGATTCCGTCTTCCAACGTCAACGAGTCGAGTGGGGGCCATCGTTCCCTCACCTGACTCACAGCCTCTGAGGGGAAAGGATTGGATCGGGTCGTTTCCGCCGCTACCAGTCCATACAAACACATTTTGATACTGTGTTCAACTTACTTTGGTACAGTTTTCACAGACAACATCCTTAACACTCTCTGTGGAGATGAAGTGTTGTAGGCAATGGTCAAGTGTCAAAGTGCGAccctggtataaaaaaaaaaaaaaaaaagaaagaaaaattaaagagagatttaaataaaataaataaaataaatatatacttgTTCATCAACACCTCCCTTTCTCCTACTTTAGTCAGCCCCTATGAATTT
This window encodes:
- the USP30 gene encoding ubiquitin carboxyl-terminal hydrolase 30 isoform X2 yields the protein MMKNWGMIGGFAAALAAGIYVLWGPITDRKKHKKGLVPGLLNLGNTCFMNSLLQGLSACPSFIRWLEAFTSQYQLEQQDTAPRNLSGTLLQLLKALSNQEAAEEEVVDASPLLDVLRTYRWQISSFEEQDAHELFHVLTSSLEEERDRHPHVPHLFDIHALEVTQVCEQQIHCRTEGVINPIPRHWKTHHPFHGRLTSNMICKNCQHQSPMRYDTFDSLSLSIPSGAWGRTLTLDHCLQHFISTESVKDVVCENCTKLQAQERPNGQLLEDQKTTFVKQLKLGKLPQCLCIHLQRLSWSNQGSPLKRNEHVQFSEFLALDRYKYRLARNSLSQHQGRTCSRTVPPTTDGSAVSDGLHNSKIKLLNGTYSTSLLSSSYSNSKSSPAECTSSSYLFRLMAVIVHHGDMHSGHFVTYRRSPPAAKSQKHSSQQWLWISDDTVRRANIQEVLSSCAYLLFYERAFSKSCNLGRETRAEE